Within Sphaerodactylus townsendi isolate TG3544 linkage group LG05, MPM_Stown_v2.3, whole genome shotgun sequence, the genomic segment TATCACATTCCTTGGGAAGAAATATGTTGATATCCGCAAGGTAAACACacctgtttgttttaattatgcaacAGCTGTTGTTTCATTCATGGCATCTATGTGAATTCTGAAGTACGGAATGGGAGGCAGGCCTTTTATGAGGCAAGGCAGCAGATTTATACTTACCATTACCAGAGGTGCTCAACACAGATTCAAAGGGTACATTTTGCCAAAAACTTCTCCTGGGCCAGCCCTCATTGAAAGTCATTGCCTGGAACCTTAGGGATTGGAAAGGCTAAAATATAATTtggcatttcctttttttgtttgtttaaagcttACTACACATACAGAAACTTTTTAACAGATACAACTTTGTTGCCCCTTGTTTGGCACATTGTGGCAGACTCTTGCTGACGACAAAATTAAGAAGCCAGTCCCATTAGAAGTTATTAGAACAGGAGACAACAATAAGtatttgaaaaaaacccaaacaaaccttGATACCAGTATCATTTATTACTTGCATGAATACTtctagtagatttttttttaaagaagcagctTCAGCCAGCTAGTAGGACTGGTGTACGTGAAAATAAGTTTTGGTGTGTATATCCCTAGCGAGATGAAGAATCCTGTATGTGAAGGTAAGAATTGCATCTGTAGTTTCTGCAGCATCCCAGATTAACAACACTGCAGTTTCTTTTGAGCATGTGTCAATAGTGCTGGTCAGTTGGTTTACATGCAGGGAGCTCTGTAGCTCCTGCTATCTGAGGCAGCCAATCAGCATTAGCACAGGTTATTGGGTCCATTCTGTGTACATGCATAGCAGACTGAGACCAAGAAATAACTTATGCCCGTATTAAATTCAGTAACAAGTCTCAGCAAATGATTGGTTTGGTGCCCTACCCAGGCAGGCTGAACCTCCTTAGGGGAAACGGGCTTAACTCATCTGCTgacctccttctttggaggtttttaaagagaggctggagggccatctgataggagtgctttgattgtgtgtttctgcattgcagggggttggacttgatggcccttggggtctcttccaactctatgattctatgcttctaTGACCTTTCACCGCTGTGTTCTGTGTATCTTTCAGATGGATATCGACAGAAGCCTGGCTGAGAAATTTTACCAGAAGTTGTTGCAACTCGAGAAGGAACTTTTGGCGAAATGTGGCAGCCCGGCACCTAAGCAATAACTCATTAATGTCTCCTGTTGCCTATCTTCATGGCAGTGGgacatttttcttcttgtttgcaAAGCAAACCTCACTAAAAAAATGACATCAGGCTTTCCTGGGAATGATGAGAGGAACCAAAAAGACTTAATAATCTCTCCCTTCAGTATCCCTCCCTCTCAGTGTCTTGAACTTTTTTACTGCTATATACAAACTGTCTTTCTAATAAACTAGCTATGCATAACTGTTGGAAAAATGTTGCATCTGGCTTGCACTTCCTCCTGCCCCATGGCTGGCAGTTTGCTGCAGCTCAGGAAGTACTCATCTTCAGAAGGAGGTAGGAATGTTATCAAGTGTCTCAAAATGGGTCCGGACCTTTTTAGTTTGCATACCTGTTTCAGGAGGCTACCGATGTCTGAATTTCTCACTGATTCAGAAACTGACTGCCTTCTTCCCATTTCCATGCAAGAGAGACAATAGTATTTCCTCCAGCTCTTTCCAGATCTGGCAGTCATGAATGGGGCTTGCTTTCCTACCCATCCGGTTCTCATCCACAGTACAGTTCCTCTGGAAGGTCCAGGTCCACATTTTCATCCTAGAAGTACAGTTCCTTAAGGTTATGATTTCCTACTTGAAGATGTCTGCAGCAGGTAGTAAAGCAAACTACTCAATTTGACTGAAGGAGCTGCTATTCATGAAAGTGGGCTTCTTTATCTCACTCTACCTCATACTGCTTCTTAACTTAGTTCTGAGCAAATTACTAAACTATGCAAAACTAGACCACATTTGAGTAGCTGTAAAAATCAGTCACAAGTGCAGTCAATTTCACAAGGGAGCGGGTGACAGGTCTACCGTTACCATCTAATAAAAGAGGTAATGTCTCCAGGTGATCTGTTTTGGagcaaggaaaaaattaaaagatttctaGCCTCAGAAAAATAGTTACATTCAAAAGTCATGTGAGGCAGAATGTCTACACTACCTATCAGAGTACAGCATCTTAAGACATTTCCCTAGATGGTAAGGCGTTTAGGCACACTAACAAGGGCACTCCTATAGTGAGGAACAGTCAAATAAGAAATAGGCTTCTGTGGTAACCAAAGAGCTTCACACACTGTGCACCTGCCGTGCTACCTCTCAGCCTGCTTCTAGGGGTGTACATGCATATTATGCTGTAGGGGAAAGGAGAGTATGTGTCtggattcccctccccttttctccttgctAAGAAGCTGATTTTCTGCAGTTGCTGATTTTCTGGTTACCTTTTTATAGAATTGCATCCTGGGCCAGTGTGTGGATATGTTGTGTAAACATTTTGCTGACTAATTATGCAGGCAGTGTGAAGTTGCAGAACAGGCTGCCTGTGTTCTGGGGATAGGTTTTTTGAGCCAGCAGCACACCACTGTCAAATGGAGCATTCTGTATCTtaatactgattttaaaaaactcatttaGTTTTCtgaaatcttaggctcattccgcacatgcagaataatgcactttcagactgctttcagtgctctttgaagctgtgcggaatagcaaaatccacttgcaaacagttgtgaaagtggtttgaaaacgcattattttgcgtgtgcggaaggggcctaaggtatCTTTAGTCTCTTAATTGGCCTCTGCCACATTGCCAGGATTTAAAGTGACTCAAAAACCCAAATTGCAGGTGCTGATTAAACTAGGCAGCTCTAATGCAAGAATATTCTATTTGACCTGTACTGCAAGCTGAACATCTGGCTATGATGTTTtggttttgattgtttttttaaCCACCAAGTTCACACAGCCCAAGTTCTTGGGCTGTTTCCTTCCCTTACCCCACTTTCTGCCATGCCTTTCATTTTTGTCCTCCCTGTCCTGTGTTTCATGTAAaccttgagcttcctggagcagGGCATACATCTCAGTAAATAACATGAAGTGCGGATGTGTTTTTAACAAGCAGGCTGGAAAAGTGATCACCCATTGGGTGAGAGACTGAAGGGGATGGAAGGTTTGCTGTCCACAAAAGCACTAATGAATGTTGGgcaaggaaagagagagacaaCTTCCTTTTTGTGGCTCAGTCCTGCAAAGTTCCTTGGGCAGGCACAGACCCCAGTCTCTTAAATGCTCTTATGTGAGGAACCAGTCACATTTCCTGTCTTTAAGTAGAGCAGCAATTCCCAGCTTGGCACCCATGACTCCTGCCAGTGTTTTTCTTTCATACATTTTGAGTCTAAGGAACACAGAAGAAAAAGTACTTCAGATTATTCCCTTTCTTTGGTAACTGATACCAGGCAGTGTATTTTTTCCACCAAAGAACTGATTCTTctctctgtggcagccatttggtaGTCACTCcacccagcagccattttgttttggcaTGTATTAACTTTACTCAGAAGTTTAAAAGCACCTGCAATCTCaccatcatgatgatgatgatgatgatgatgatgatgatgatgatgatgatgatgattatacacataacaacacagcacaagtgtctggaattcatctctgaatatcgagtccttcccaaggacctaggatattagaggtatttgcgtagaatgtgtgcagttcctagaagtgctgctttctgcagcatgtggactgatgttctgtccaagtttaggctttccagatgtttttcaagatttcttgggattcctcctagagcaccgactttACTtggtgggattactgttgttgcTTTCTGCCACAATGCGACTTCAGCTTCAATTTGGTAGGTCGCGCTTGTATTTTTGTGATggcttttccagctcttttgtcctctaccctgctgtccaactggcacagcaacatctatgatcccaaacatgttttttctctaccactgttatgtctggggtgttgtgtgccaggtgataaactgtctgtctgtattctaaaagtcccagagtatttttgcttcttcattttctgtggacttctctggcttgtgctcgtaccaggtcttgctacacgGCAGGCCGTACgctttgcaaaggttccagtgcaccattgctgctagcctattgtgacgttcaagatagtcagtttgggctattttcttacaacagcagatgatgtgctccacggtttcatcaccctctttgcagagacggcactttgggtcattgtaggacttttcgattcgtgtctttattgcatttgtccgtaatacttgctcctgggcagcaaaaatcaggccttcagtttccttctttagagttccccttcggagccactcccatgttttcttgctgtcaaccttcccttcaatgttcttaaagtactgcccatggagtggcttgtttagccactgctcctttcgtgttttaaactgttggactctatactcttttgattctttggctttcagcatctcagccttgtggacttctttcaatgctgtctcttgactttcttggatgtattttttcaggcctcttttctcttcctctactgattgcttgatgtggagcagtcctcttcctccttctgaccttgctaggtagagtctgtctacatcacttcttggatgcagtgctcgattgatggtcataattttccttgtttttctgtccaggatgtccaattcggcttgtgtccagttaattatgccagcagtgtagcgtactacaggcaccgcccaagtattaattgcctttattgtatatcctccatttaactttgatttcaaaatttttcttacccttctaagatattccttcctaattgcgcctttgacttctgcatgcttgatgttctctgcttgcagtatccccaagtatttgtagctttcattcactggtaagctctttatttctatgtcatttggcatattcacaccttcgcatgttgcaagtgttattattattattatattatattattatattatattattatattatatattatatatattataattataattataattataattataataataataataataattattattattattattattattattattattattattattattattattattattatttataaaccgccctcccccgaagggcccaGATATATTGACAGGTATCTGGTATAGAGACAGATATATTGACAGGTATCTTCTGAGAATCTTCTCACAGGTAATTGTCTCAGTGTTCTTTGTTCTTTATCTtggtagttaaaaaaaaaagataagtggACCACGCCCCGCCGGTACACTGTAAATCTAACCAGTTCTCTTAGAGGGGAACAGCAAAGGATAGATTAATCCGATAGGTAAAGTTTGACTTCAACATAATTTCCCCCTCGTCTTTGCAAACTTGTAGCTGTGTGCTCAGTTCTTCAGCATCTATGTTAATTGATTTCAACCACTCAATCAATTCTTTCAACATATCTGTCTCGCTATCCAGCCTTGGCACCCCAACCAACCGTAGTTGCCAGTTCAGCCAATCTCGCCTTGAGCTGTCTAATTTCCATggaatttttttctgcttttccacTGTTTATTTCACAGCAGTCGCAGAAGATTGATCTTTCATTATCTTCATATCGAACCCCAGTGCCTTTAAGTTATCCTGGACTGTTTTGGAGAAATCATTAAATGACTCCTTCATTTGCAACATAAAGTCCATTAAATCTGGGGTGTCTTTGGGAGCCATAGTCTTCTCCTAATGTTTTTCTCtatcaccttaaaaaaaaaattaaaatgactcACCAGCTTGTTTTCTGGCTTCACCGGCTGTCCAGAGTTTCAGTTTTTGTTACTTTGTGGAATTTTCACTTTAATCCAgctatgttttcattttttgctgGTTTTCTCTGATTATTTGCCGGGAGAACCCAGATTGCGACTTAgtccagagcccctcggggatagggcggtataaaaatccaaatcattcattcattcattcattcattcattcattcattcattcattcattcatacatacatacatacatacatacatacataatctgTGTCCAACATGGCACGGTTCTTTGCGCTTTTGCCCCAGCCAAAAATGCCAAGAGCTCTTCCTCTAAATATGTACTTCTCCTAAAATTAGCAGACTGTTACTTCAAATGGGCTGTGTTGTAATGGAGAGCTTCTTGTTCTTTGAAAGCGTATTAAGCAAACCGCTTTCCCGCTGTGTGTGTTCTCGTGCATGTCTTCATATGTTACCAGATACAGTTGAGGTGTATCAgtcataggtatcaaactcaggccctctagatgttcatggactataattcccagcagcccctgctgctagcatggccaattggtcctgctggcatgggctgatgggaattgtagtccatgaacacctggagggcctgagtttgacacctatgcctgaGGCTAGCACATGTTGTGTGGTGCTAGCTACGTGAAAATGAAAAGGTAATTATTAATGGCATGTAATCCAAATTCGAAGCTTGATGTGTTCTCTCTTCAGTTACCGATGCTTTCCATTATGGCACTTGATACTGAATGGACATAAGTCAAATGTTGTGTGCTATATAGAATCCAACTTTCGAACAAGTAAAATTCCTCTGGCCTTAATCTGCTTAACCTGTGAATTAATATTTTAAGGAATAATTTTCCCTATCTTGCTTTGATCATCTCCAGTTCAGCCTCAAAAGGAGGGTAAGCAATCTACTTCAGGGGGTACAGTgacatgggggagggaggagatctTATTTGATCATTTGAAAAGGTTTCTAACATCACATGCTATAAGGGGGAACACACCCTACTTGGAGAAAACTCTTTTAAATgggaagaaaatatatttaatagaTCTGTGCTAATGAACAGGTAGACTTGTCTTagttttctgttcattttttttcttttttaaaaagacccccTTTTTTGCATTTACATGAATATGCAGCTACCCTTTATTGTACTAGAAAAATCCTTATAAAATCATGCCACTGGGTTGGTGTGGAGGTGTGAcgtaggctcattctgcacatgcagaataatgcactttcaaactgctttcagtgctctttgaagctgtgcggaatggcaaaatccacttgcaaacagttgtgaaagtggcttgaaaatgcattattttgcgtgtgtggaaaggggccGTAGTTTTATAGATACCAGAAGGGGCCTATAGATACCAGAAGCTGTATATATTTGATGCTCTTGCAGTGTTTTTCTTCCATCACATCTTTGACTGGCAGGATAGGAAGGTGTGCATGCATTATGAACATATAAAGCAACCTTAATTAAGCCAAGATGGTTTATTACAGCAGAAGGAGGGATACCAAAAATCTCTAATGGGAGACGCCAAAGATTGAATTTGGGAtattctgcatgccaagctggAGTTCAGCTACTGATATCAGCGTGACAACAGCAGTAGCTCCCTATCTCGTACAGACCAGTACTGATTCCTGGCCTCAGTGTCTAGCTCTGCCATTTGTTTCCCTTCTGAGAAGAGGTAGTTTTCCCTTTATTCAGTGAAATTTTTGTCCAAAATCTTCAACATCCAGCTTAAAATGGACGCTTTTTtaatttgctgtcaagtcacacctgacttatggtggtCCCacgaagttttcaaggcaagagatgttcagaggcactaTGCTTTAGAAAATGGCACTATGCTCTAGAAAACGTTACATCTGGGCCTAGATTTTAAGCCAGGCCTACACAATATGATCGAAATTGAATGCAGCCCAGCAGGGTCTTGAGCAACCATCTGCCAAACAAACCATAAAACACAACTGATAGATTTTCTGAGACACAAGCTGTGTAGCCTGTTTTAGGCTGACTCTTTAAGGTCTATGCCATGGGCTATTAGATAAATGCCCTTTTTTCCTGCCCAAGGCTTGGTATTCCTTGAGTAGGCCAAATACCCCAGTGTTTAGGGTTTAGGATTAATCATAGTCTGTTGTTGCAGAGTTTTGTGCCCAAATATTTCCTGGAGGCTGAGTTCTTTTTCCCAAGCTGGAATGTTCTTGTGCCGGATGTAACGGAATTTCCGAGCTTCAGCATATGACTTGGTGAAATTGGGTCTGTAATACATAGTCCTGAGGCGTCCATCTGCAGCATAGGCCTCTGCATCTAGAATCAGCTTCTCGTGAACAAAAGAAGGTCTTCGCTTCCCTGGGGGATTCATAGGTTTATCTGTGGGGTCCTTACATCCAGCATCTCTAGACTCTTCTGCTGTGAGATCTCTCCCTTGCTCCTGTCTGTTACCGGGCTCTTCTCCCTTTGCAGGTTCTTCCAAGATGCTCAGCTGCTTGGCGATGGTGTTTTTAAGAGCCGTCACTTCACTGTCAGCCACAGAACTTTGGTCCTTAGTTTTCAATGGTGGCAAATGCCCTTTTCCAACTTCTTCACAGCCTAAGACATCACTACTGTGTGGAtgtgagggaagctggcttgTACTTGACGGGCCTCCTGGCTTGGCTTTCCTCATGCTTCTAGAAGAGAAGGAGAATTATGCAGTCCTTGTCCAAACAGAAATGTTGTTTCATTCCCTCAGAGAGCCAGAGTGATGTAGTCATGAAATGGAATCTGGGAGGCTTGGGTTCAGATCACCactaagcaggggcgtaccactcagggggacatatggggtcaaatgtccttgagctgaggccatttagtcaagtggggggtggaaaattgccccctacacccagtagtgggatccaaaaattttagtaacaggttcccatggtggtgggattcaaacagtggcgtagcgccaatgggactgggcggagcacgacgggggatggccgggcattccgggggcggggcattaataatttctctgttactgtaaaaaactcttactgtaaaaaaaagtttcctaatttccagctggtatctttctgtccataatttaaactcattacagcaagtcctatcgtctactgccaacagaaacaactacttctcctctaattgactgcctgtcaaatacttaatactttcaaatacttaattttgtttctagaaatcaaaagaaggatactttccttaaacaaggaactttaccatatttctaaaacatgtttttaaaacagcccaacagggagaattatcccgttttctaccttcgctaaccagccacacaggaaacaacaggactttatgatttttggacctaatggaatttctaatggaaaagcagacccaattagtaaccccctctcggcacacacaaataattagtaacccactcttggggactggtgagaacctgctggatcccacctctgcctacaccCCTCCTCGTGATGGTTACTTTGAGATTACCTAAATGCCAAAAAGTGTTGTTTAgacgtggtgggggaggatggctgctCATACAGGAGAGggaggtggaaaactcagattttgcaccaggctacatttcccctagatatgcctctgccactcagctatggaaccttactgggtgaccttgggtcagtcatgcactctcagccta encodes:
- the CCDC190 gene encoding coiled-coil domain-containing protein 190 isoform X2 produces the protein MAKSEDLRHWEAKRRDVKRAEVRLNCGLRSLEEARLSYLNSMTKEQRRLQQELQKLRKSRPKQKLFLGPGRIGINMRLPLLSHQTKWDSSSKDAAQRMRKAKPGGPSSTSQLPSHPHSSDVLGCEEVGKGHLPPLKTKDQSSVADSEVTALKNTIAKQLSILEEPAKGEEPGNRQEQGRDLTAEESRDAGCKDPTDKPMNPPGKRRPSFVHEKLILDAEAYAADGRLRTMYYRPNFTKSYAEARKFRYIRHKNIPAWEKELSLQEIFGHKTLQQQTMINPKP
- the CCDC190 gene encoding coiled-coil domain-containing protein 190 isoform X1, whose product is MAKSEDLRHWEAKRRDVKRAEVRLNCGLRSLEEARLSYLNSMTKEQRRLQQELQKLRKSRPKQKLFLGPGRIGINMRLPLLSHQTKWDSSSKDAAQRSMRKAKPGGPSSTSQLPSHPHSSDVLGCEEVGKGHLPPLKTKDQSSVADSEVTALKNTIAKQLSILEEPAKGEEPGNRQEQGRDLTAEESRDAGCKDPTDKPMNPPGKRRPSFVHEKLILDAEAYAADGRLRTMYYRPNFTKSYAEARKFRYIRHKNIPAWEKELSLQEIFGHKTLQQQTMINPKP